In a genomic window of Kwoniella mangroviensis CBS 8507 chromosome 2, whole genome shotgun sequence:
- a CDS encoding 26S protease regulatory subunit 10B produces the protein MASPEASSSTAPPAPAPASAPEPTIVAPAGMPSDKYEAIKGYRAKVKEHSRMSENLKQIRLNIRTLSTDFDKTEDDIKALQSVGQIIGEVLKQLDEERFIVKASSGPRYVVSYRPTLPAAKLKAGVRVSLDMTTLTIMRILPREVDPMVYNMSLEDPGSASFAGIGGLGDQVRELREVIELPLMNPELFERVGINPPKGVLLYGPPGTGKTLLARAVAATLNTNFLKVVSSAIVDKYIGESARLIREMFAYAREHEPCVIFMDEIDAIGGRRFSEGTSADREIQRTLMELLNQMDGFDSLGRTKIIMATNRPDTLDPALMRPGRLDRKIEIPLPNEQGRLEILKIHAKGINKSGDIDYEAIVKLSDGFNGADLRNVCTEAGLFAIREDRDAVVQEDFMKAVRKLNDAKKHETKM, from the exons ATGGCATCTCCAGAagcatcctcatccacagCTCCCCCTGCTCCCGCTCCAGCTTCGGCCCCAGAGCCAACCATCGTAGCTCCAGCGGGGATGCCATCGGACAAGTACGAAGCCATTAAAGGATATCGAGCT AAAGTCAAAGAACATTCAAGAATGTCAGAGAATCTCAAACAAA TCCGATTGAACATACGAACCCTCTCGACGGACTTCGATaagacggaagatgatatcaaggCATTACAGTCTGTTGGACAGATCATCGGGGAGGTGTTGAAGCAgctggatgaagagagat TCATCGTCAAAGCGTCATCGGGACCTAGATACGTGGTATCTTACAGACCTACTTTACCAGctgccaag CTCAAAGCTGGTGTCAGAGTATCGCTGGACATGACGACTTTGACAATTATGAGAATCCTCCCTAGAGAAGTTGATCctatg GTATACAACATGTCCCTCGAAGACCCAGGATCAGCATCGTTCGCAGGTATAGGTGGATTAGGAGATCAAGTAAGAGAATTGAGGGAAGTTATTGAGTTGCCTTTAATGAACCCTGAGCTGTTTGAG CGTGTCGGTATAAACCCACCAAAAGGTGTATTGCTGTATGGTCCACCAGGTACAGGTAAAACACTATTGGCTAGAGCTGTAGCCGCTACGCTCAATACCAACTTCTTGAAAGTCGTTTCTTCTGCT ATTGTCGATAAATACATCGGTGAATCAGCTCGTCTCATCAGAGAAATGTTCGCCTACGCCAGAGAACATGAACCCTGTGTTATATtcatggatgagattgatgcCATTGGAGGTAGACGATTTAGTGAGGGTACCAGTGCGGATCGAGAAATCCAGAGGACgttgatggag CTTCTGAACCAAATGGATGGATTCGACTCTCTCGGCCGTACAAAGATCATCATGGCTACCAATCGACCTGATACCCTCGATCCGGCATTAATGCGACCAGGTAGATTGGATCGTAAGATTGAGATTCCCTTACCTAACGAACAAGGACGATTGGAAATTCTGAAGATTCACgcaaaaggtataaataaATCGGGTGATATTGATTATGAGGCTATAGTCAAATTGAGTGATGGGTTCAATGGAGCGGACTTGAGAAATGTTTGCACAGAG GCTGGTTTGTTCGCAATTAGAGAAGATAGAGACGCGGTGGTTCAGGAAGATTTCATGAAAGCGGTTaggaagttgaatgatgCTAAGAAGCATGAGAccaagatgtga